The sequence GGCCGGAGGGGGACACGGCCTGCGAGGGCCGCGTCGATGGCGGCGAGGATCGCCTCCCGGTCCCGCGGGAGGCGGCCTCCGATGGGCAGGTAGTTCGAAGCGTGGTTGGAGCGGAAGATGGCGGCACTGGGGTGGGCTTCTTCAATGAACCAGCGAAGCTCGGTGAGCAATTCATGGATATCCGGAAGCTCGAAGCGGCCTTGATCCGCCAGCTTCGAGATGGGCGTGCCAGGCACCACCGTCAGCGTCAGGCTCGAGAGGAAGCGGGGGTCCATGGCCGTGGCCAGGCGCCCGGAAGCGCGCGCATGTTCTTCGCTCCGCTCCCGCCCGCCCGCGCCGAGCAGGAAGATCAGCGACTGCTCCATTCCGGCTTCCTTGGCCTTGCGGGCGGCCTCGACGTGTTCAGCCGCGCTGGCACCCTTCGCGATGCGCCGGAGGGTCAGGTCGTCGCCAGATTCGGGGCCGATGTAGAGCAGCGACAGCCCCAGGCTCCGCAACCGCAGCAATTCCTCCGGCGTTTTCTCCAGCAGGTTGCGGGCCGTGGCGTAGGTGCTGATGCGCCGGAGGCGGGGGAATGAGGAGCCCAGGGCGCGCAGGATGGGTTCCCACTGCCCGAGGCCCATGCCCAGTGGATCGCCGTCGGCAACGAAGACGTGCCGCACATCTTCCGCAAACCGGGCGCTGGCTTCGGCGATTTCGGCGAGGACCTCCTCGGTCGGTCTCGCCTCATACCGCTTGCTCCGGTACATCGCGCAGTACGTACAAGCGTTCCAGGAGCATCCGAGGGTCGCCTGGAGGATGAATGAGCCGGCTTCGCTCGGAGGCCGGAAGAGGGGTTCGTCGTAATGCATGAGGGAATTCTCGCGTATCGCGCCAGCTTAAGTGCCAATGATTCATTCAAGCCAATGCCCGCCTCGTCCACGCCCGGGTTGGAGTCTGGGGACCCGATGGTAGACTCCCGTGATCCTTCTGGGGTGAGGGCATGCGTGCTTCGCATTGGGTATGGATGCTGGCATTGGCCATGGGGCTGCCTGGGCTGGAAGGTCAGAGCGTCAAGGCCTCCTCGGCTCCGAGGACAGCCAGCGCATCCACGGAGATGGAACGGCAGGTGATCGCGGAAATGACCTTGGCCCGCACCCACCCGAAACATTTCGCGGTCTTTCTACATCAGCTCCGAGGCTGCTACGAAGGCGCCCTCTTCAGGGAGCCCGGCCGCATCCCCAAACGCACCATCGAGGGCGTCCATGCCCTGGACCAGGCCATCGCCTTTTTGGAGTCTGCGACTCCCGTCGGCCCCTTGGCGTGGGATGAGGCGCTTTTCCTCGCAGCCCGGGACCACGCCCGGGATCAGAGCCGCACCGGGGAAACGGGGCATGTTGGTTCCGATGGCAGCACCATGTCCCAGCGCATCGAACGTCACGGAAGCTGGACGGGCAGAATTGCGGAGAACATCGACTACGGCGATTCCGAGGCCCGCCGCATCATCATCAACCTCATCGTGGACGATGGGGTGGCCAACCGGGGCCACCGCCGCAACATCTTCAATCACGACCTCAAGGTGGCTGGAGCGGCCATCGCCCCCCACCGCACCTACCGCCACATGTGCGTCATTGATTTCGCGGCGGCCATCCTACCCGAAGGAGGGCGGCGCTGAGGGATTCCTCCGCGCCAACGTGTCTCCCGCTGTTGGCCCTGCCGGGTTCATCTCCAGGCTAGCGAAGTAAACCTTGACATTTCCATCTATAGAATTAAATTATTGATATATAAGATATTATTATTTGGATATCAATATGAAAATCGCGACGCGGAACCAAGCCAGATCCGAGATCGCCCAGAAGATCCGCGCCTTGCGGGTGGGCCGGCACTGGACCCAGGCGGAGCTGTCCAAAAAGCTGGGATTGTCGCAAGGGCGCTTCTCTGAAATCGAGCGGGGGCAGGGGTCTTTCACCGCGGAGCAGTTCCTGGAGATGTTGCGGCTCTTCAATGTCCCGATCTCCCATTTCGCGGCAAAGCAGAGCGGAGCCGGCTCCGGGATCGGGAATGCGTTGGCGCGCCTCGGGGCGGCCCACCTTCAGGAACTCCCGGATGTCCTCCCAAGCGAGCGCCTTGAAGAAGCTGGAGACGTGGTCAAGGAGGCGCTGCTCGGCGTGGAGTCGCCTGATCTCATCACTTCGCTCGCACCGGTCCTGGTCCGCAACATCGACTGCATCAACCTGCACAAGCTCAGTGCCCAATTCCGTGAATACGGTCTGGAACGGCGCTTGGCATGGCTACTCGAGAACACCCTTGCGGCCCTGCGGCAGGAGTTGTCCGGTGGACCTCCTCACACCGCGTCGAGCTTCTACCGGAGGGCGGAATTGATCCTCAGCGCCTCCTTGGGGAATTCGCCCTTCAACTGGCCGCAGATGAATGCCGATGAGGCGCTGGACCTCGTGGATGCAGGGATCCTCGATGAGAAAAGACTCAGTGAAGTCCAGAAATCAATGTCCGCCATCTCCCGCCGCTGGGGCATCGCGACCGCCCTCCAGCCGGATGATTTCATCACCGCGCTGAAAGCGAGCCGTGCCGCCGGTTCGGGATCTCCCATGTCGCCCGAACCGCGCCTTCGGAGTGTCACTACAAGGAAAGCGCGGGCCCTGGCGCATCGACCCGGCAAAGCCCAAACTCCCGATGCGGTTCCAACGGTGATCGAAGGCCACCTCATGCCGAAGCAGGTCGAGATGGATTGGGACTGACAAGTGTGGAATCCCTTTCGAAACCCAAATTTCCCAAACCAAGACCCTCAACCTCGACGAGGGCATCATCGCCGAAGCTGGCGGAGGCGCGCCCTGGCAAAATCTTTCACCTCCCAGTTCTCATTCCCTTCGGCGATTTTTTCCAGCAGCGCCAAATCCGTGAGTTTCATCATGGCCAGCTTACGGAGCGGCCACCAGCGCTCCTCTACAACGATTTTCGCCAGAACCGACTGGTCGGTGAGGGTTCGGACGGCCGCCTCGCGGGGCACCATGTTCGGATGGCCTAGGGCGATGCGGGCGAGCACGGCCTGATCCGTCAACCGCTCGATCGCGGGTGTGAATCCAGTCCGTTCGGCGATGGTGACCAGAAGGCCCTGATCGCGAATTCCCCTGATGGCCGCATAGCGAACCCCCCATTCCTTGTCCTCGATGACGATCTTCGCGAGCTGGGCCTGGTCGGTCAGCCTCGCGGCCGCGGCGATCCGAGCAGGCACCGCGGAGTTTTCGAAGGCGATCTTCGCCAGCGCCGCCTGGTCGGTAAGGTTCTCGACGGCAGCGCGGCGCACCACGGGTTCTTCGTCCTCCCAGGCGATCTTCAGTAAAAGGGCCTGATCCGTAATTTTGCCCACGGCATCTGCGCGGGAGGCGGCGAGATTTCTGGCGGCGGTGTCCCGCAAATCGGCAAGCCTGTCAGCGGCGGCGGTCTGCAAGAGCGGGTTCTTCTCCGAAGCCACAAGTTCCGACAGCGCGGTTTCATCGGTGATGTTCTTGATTTCGGCCCGGCGTTTCAGAGT comes from Holophagaceae bacterium and encodes:
- a CDS encoding radical SAM protein, with product MHYDEPLFRPPSEAGSFILQATLGCSWNACTYCAMYRSKRYEARPTEEVLAEIAEASARFAEDVRHVFVADGDPLGMGLGQWEPILRALGSSFPRLRRISTYATARNLLEKTPEELLRLRSLGLSLLYIGPESGDDLTLRRIAKGASAAEHVEAARKAKEAGMEQSLIFLLGAGGRERSEEHARASGRLATAMDPRFLSSLTLTVVPGTPISKLADQGRFELPDIHELLTELRWFIEEAHPSAAIFRSNHASNYLPIGGRLPRDREAILAAIDAALAGRVPLRPEWARGL
- a CDS encoding helix-turn-helix transcriptional regulator, whose amino-acid sequence is MKIATRNQARSEIAQKIRALRVGRHWTQAELSKKLGLSQGRFSEIERGQGSFTAEQFLEMLRLFNVPISHFAAKQSGAGSGIGNALARLGAAHLQELPDVLPSERLEEAGDVVKEALLGVESPDLITSLAPVLVRNIDCINLHKLSAQFREYGLERRLAWLLENTLAALRQELSGGPPHTASSFYRRAELILSASLGNSPFNWPQMNADEALDLVDAGILDEKRLSEVQKSMSAISRRWGIATALQPDDFITALKASRAAGSGSPMSPEPRLRSVTTRKARALAHRPGKAQTPDAVPTVIEGHLMPKQVEMDWD
- a CDS encoding CAP domain-containing protein, whose protein sequence is MRASHWVWMLALAMGLPGLEGQSVKASSAPRTASASTEMERQVIAEMTLARTHPKHFAVFLHQLRGCYEGALFREPGRIPKRTIEGVHALDQAIAFLESATPVGPLAWDEALFLAARDHARDQSRTGETGHVGSDGSTMSQRIERHGSWTGRIAENIDYGDSEARRIIINLIVDDGVANRGHRRNIFNHDLKVAGAAIAPHRTYRHMCVIDFAAAILPEGGRR